A genomic region of Chthoniobacterales bacterium contains the following coding sequences:
- a CDS encoding SDR family NAD(P)-dependent oxidoreductase, whose translation MTGKVLITGGAGFIGSHLARSLLAAGAKVGILDNFDDFYSPQTKRQNIKDLAAEVFVADIRDAAELQKVADRGWDSIVHLAALAGVRPSIANPRAYIDTNVTGTLNVLEAARGAGIGQVVFGSSSSVYGASGKGPFKESSPLPATLSPYAATKVAAEQLCSVYSHLHAIRCVVLRFFTVYGPGQRPDLAISKFTRAMLEGREIPFHGDGSSQRDYTHVSDIVAGISAALDYRKTPYEVFNLGSGRRITLAKLVGTLERITGKAAILERLSAQAADMVETWADITKASNTLGYRCKTRLSAGLRAFVQLSAA comes from the coding sequence ATGACAGGAAAGGTGCTCATCACAGGCGGGGCCGGATTTATCGGCTCGCACTTGGCCCGAAGCCTTCTGGCGGCGGGCGCCAAGGTCGGCATCCTCGACAACTTCGACGACTTCTACAGTCCGCAAACCAAGCGGCAGAATATCAAGGACCTCGCGGCCGAGGTCTTTGTCGCCGACATTCGTGATGCCGCAGAGCTCCAGAAAGTAGCCGACCGCGGCTGGGACTCGATCGTGCATCTGGCCGCTTTGGCTGGAGTGCGGCCCTCAATCGCCAATCCCCGCGCCTACATCGACACCAATGTCACCGGCACGCTCAACGTGCTGGAGGCGGCACGAGGGGCGGGCATCGGCCAGGTGGTTTTTGGCAGCAGCTCGTCGGTCTACGGCGCGAGCGGCAAGGGTCCCTTCAAGGAATCAAGTCCCCTGCCCGCTACGCTGAGCCCCTACGCCGCAACGAAAGTTGCCGCCGAGCAACTCTGCTCGGTCTACAGCCATCTCCACGCTATCCGCTGCGTCGTGCTGCGCTTTTTCACCGTCTACGGCCCCGGGCAGCGGCCCGATCTGGCGATCAGCAAATTCACCCGCGCCATGCTGGAGGGGCGAGAAATTCCGTTTCATGGCGACGGCTCAAGCCAGCGCGACTACACGCATGTCAGCGACATCGTGGCCGGCATCTCGGCTGCGTTGGACTACCGCAAAACGCCCTATGAGGTTTTCAACCTTGGAAGCGGGCGTCGCATCACGCTGGCAAAGCTCGTCGGAACGCTGGAGCGGATCACAGGCAAAGCAGCCATCCTCGAGCGGTTGTCGGCACAAGCTGCGGACATGGTGGAGACCTGGGCCGACATCACCAAGGCGTCGAATACCCTGGGTTATCGTTGCAAGACGCGTTTGTCGGCCGGTTTGCGTGCTTTCGTGCAACTGAGCGCAGCGTGA
- a CDS encoding helix-turn-helix domain-containing protein, which yields MQNEHDQTAPNQLLKCPEVASILGQKVSTIYAWCRSGKLPHLRLSRRSYRIRRSDLECFLTAHAR from the coding sequence ATGCAAAACGAACACGACCAAACAGCGCCGAATCAACTGCTCAAGTGCCCCGAAGTAGCGAGCATCCTCGGCCAAAAAGTTTCCACGATTTACGCGTGGTGTCGCAGCGGAAAGCTGCCGCACCTGCGTCTCTCCCGCCGGTCCTATCGCATACGGCGATCGGATCTTGAATGCTTTCTGACTGCACACGCGCGTTGA
- a CDS encoding DUF47 family protein: MFSLQRLLGQEDRFFKLLEASAQEARESARLLIDLLNAKPGQRGLEEFSQVRRKDKRITQELTELLCKTFVTPLEREEIEALSHALYKIPKTAEKFGERLLLCPERLHGIDFSKQTAMLVRATDTLLEMVRELGSGKHLERVKEQNDQLQKIEGEADNLILEMLQHLYRTEQDPVTILLCKDLLELLEKVIDRCRNAGNVIFQIVLKHS; this comes from the coding sequence ATGTTTTCCCTGCAGCGACTCCTCGGACAAGAAGACCGATTTTTCAAACTTCTTGAAGCGAGCGCGCAGGAGGCCAGGGAAAGCGCGCGCCTGCTCATCGATCTGCTGAACGCCAAGCCCGGCCAGCGCGGGTTGGAGGAGTTCAGCCAGGTGCGTCGCAAGGACAAGCGCATCACGCAGGAACTCACGGAGTTGCTTTGCAAGACTTTTGTCACACCGCTCGAGCGCGAGGAAATCGAGGCGCTGTCGCACGCGCTCTACAAGATCCCGAAGACGGCGGAGAAATTCGGAGAACGCCTGCTCCTTTGCCCCGAACGTTTGCACGGCATCGATTTCTCCAAGCAGACAGCGATGCTTGTCAGAGCAACCGACACTCTCCTCGAAATGGTGCGCGAACTCGGTTCGGGCAAGCACCTTGAACGTGTCAAGGAGCAGAACGACCAACTGCAAAAAATCGAGGGGGAAGCGGACAACCTGATCTTGGAGATGCTGCAGCACCTCTATCGCACGGAGCAGGACCCGGTGACCATTCTTCTGTGCAAAGATCTGCTTGAACTGCTGGAAAAGGTCATCGACCGCTGCCGCAACGCGGGGAATGTCATTTTCCAAATCGTGCTGAAGCATTCCTGA
- a CDS encoding inorganic phosphate transporter, which yields MALSLVITVVLVALVFEYINGFHDTANSIATVVSTKVLSPRQAVILAALFNLFGALWGTAVATTIGKGLVDTQFVTPTTVLCALLGGIVWNLVTWRQGLPSSSSHALIGGLCGATLASADGHWSVIKWATFDAAKETFGGLWYKVVIPMFTSPVCGFVLGFAVMALLMVLLRNWRPVTVNQIFGKLQLASAAWMGFSHGTNDAQKTMGVIALTLFTATTAGSFDHAPSWMGFLHTPEFTVAMWVKVTCALVMALGTAAGGWRIIKTLGHRMVKLQPVHGFAAETTAAAIIQVASHWGIPVSTTQVISSSIMGVGATKRLNAVKWSVVERMIWAWVLTLPVTAMLGYGFLRVLRWFAGTH from the coding sequence ATGGCGCTCTCGCTGGTCATCACCGTCGTCCTCGTCGCCTTGGTGTTCGAATACATCAACGGCTTCCACGACACAGCCAACTCCATCGCCACGGTCGTCTCGACAAAGGTTCTCTCGCCCCGCCAGGCGGTGATTCTCGCGGCGTTGTTCAACCTTTTCGGCGCGCTCTGGGGCACGGCGGTGGCTACCACGATCGGCAAGGGGCTGGTGGATACGCAGTTTGTCACACCCACCACCGTGCTGTGCGCTCTGCTCGGCGGCATCGTCTGGAATCTTGTCACTTGGCGGCAGGGGCTGCCCTCAAGCTCCAGCCACGCGCTGATCGGCGGGCTCTGCGGCGCCACGCTCGCCTCGGCCGACGGCCATTGGTCGGTAATCAAGTGGGCAACTTTCGACGCCGCGAAAGAGACCTTCGGTGGCCTCTGGTATAAGGTCGTGATCCCGATGTTCACCTCGCCCGTTTGCGGGTTCGTCCTGGGTTTTGCGGTGATGGCGTTGCTCATGGTGCTGCTGCGCAACTGGCGCCCGGTCACGGTGAATCAGATTTTCGGCAAGCTGCAACTCGCGAGCGCGGCGTGGATGGGCTTCAGCCACGGCACGAACGACGCGCAAAAAACAATGGGGGTTATCGCGCTGACATTGTTCACCGCCACCACGGCAGGATCATTCGATCATGCGCCATCATGGATGGGGTTCCTCCATACGCCGGAGTTCACGGTCGCCATGTGGGTCAAAGTCACCTGCGCTCTCGTCATGGCTTTGGGCACCGCTGCCGGCGGCTGGCGGATCATCAAGACCCTCGGACATCGCATGGTGAAGCTGCAGCCGGTCCATGGCTTTGCGGCGGAAACCACAGCGGCCGCGATCATCCAAGTTGCCAGCCATTGGGGCATTCCCGTTTCCACCACGCAGGTCATTTCCTCCTCGATCATGGGCGTGGGCGCCACCAAGCGCCTGAACGCAGTGAAATGGAGCGTCGTCGAGCGAATGATCTGGGCTTGGGTCCTTACCCTGCCCGTGACAGCCATGCTCGGATATGGGTTCCTGCGCGTGCTCCGGTGGTTCGCCGGAACACACTAA
- a CDS encoding ABC transporter permease gives MGAIFPQTRRFLAWLFAYAGAYFGVFFDAARNAPALMREPGRRVLLKQIYFTGLEALPLLTLIAIILGFAALSPLYNLLQETGLALDVFRLLVLHEASILVVAFFVLARSGSAIASELASARQQGEIASLYRMGIDAGAYLVTPRVAGCVLSVAALTVYFQVAMVFGGISLMSVFSNWDFAVAMGKFAGGLQPASAILSLFKAGIFGAIIGTISCQQGLLAVSGPLGIPVATRTAMVHGFGAIVVTEGLFVALVGR, from the coding sequence ATGGGCGCGATATTCCCGCAAACGCGGCGCTTCCTGGCCTGGCTTTTCGCCTACGCCGGCGCCTACTTCGGGGTGTTTTTCGATGCGGCGCGCAATGCCCCCGCCCTGATGCGCGAACCCGGACGGCGCGTTCTGCTCAAACAGATCTATTTCACCGGACTGGAGGCTCTTCCGCTTTTGACGCTGATCGCGATAATCCTTGGATTTGCCGCGCTCTCGCCGCTTTACAATCTGCTCCAAGAGACCGGGCTCGCGCTCGATGTGTTCCGGCTTTTGGTTCTGCACGAGGCATCGATTCTTGTGGTTGCATTTTTTGTCCTCGCGCGCAGCGGTTCAGCCATAGCGTCCGAGTTGGCGAGCGCGCGGCAGCAAGGCGAGATTGCCAGCCTCTACCGCATGGGTATCGACGCGGGAGCATATCTTGTGACTCCGCGCGTCGCGGGATGCGTGCTGAGCGTGGCGGCCCTGACCGTTTATTTTCAAGTGGCGATGGTTTTCGGGGGAATTTCCCTGATGTCGGTGTTTTCCAATTGGGACTTTGCCGTTGCCATGGGCAAATTCGCCGGCGGCCTCCAGCCGGCCAGTGCGATCCTCTCGCTTTTCAAGGCCGGAATCTTCGGGGCGATCATCGGCACGATTTCCTGCCAACAGGGTTTGCTCGCCGTTTCGGGTCCGCTCGGCATTCCGGTCGCCACACGCACGGCCATGGTGCACGGATTCGGAGCGATCGTGGTGACAGAAGGACTCTTTGTCGCGTTAGTCGGACGATGA